CCAGCTGACCGACCTGTGGGTGTCGCGCGGGAGTACACCCACCGATCGGGCAGCCTGAACCAGGCGCAGGCACGTGCCAACGCGACGCACGATCACCTACGTCGTCTCCGCCGAGGATCCGGGGAACCTGGAACTGGTTGGACACGGACGGGATCGACAGTGGAATGTATGCGATCCGCTGGCAGTCCGTACCCGCGGACGTCGACCCGTCACGGACGGTGCGGTCGGTCCGTCTGGTCGACCTCGCCGATCTGGATTCGGTGCTGCCGGAGGGGACTACGCGAGTGACGCCGGCCCAGCGGGCGACGCAACTCGACGAGCGGGTCTCGAACTACACCGAGCGTTTCCTCGGCCGGTAGGCGCACGTCGAGCGGGGCCGTGCACACCGATTCCGGTGTGCACGGCCCCGACGTCGGCTGCCCCCGCGTGACCCGTCAGCTCCCGTCCAGATCGGCGAGGAACTCGAGCAGAACCTTGTTGACCTCGGCCGGGTTCTCCATCGCGAGCAGATGCCCGCCACCCGAGACGGTGCGGACCGTACGAACGTCGGCGTGATGCTCCTTCAGTTTGTCGATCGGGTCGTCGCCGTGCCAGTTCAGGAGGTCGACGTCCGACGCACTGCACAGGAAGTAGAAGGGCACGCGGGTGATGTTGTCGGCACGCGATTTCCGGTACGTCCAGTCATGTCCGCGGCGAGGTACCAGTTGATCCCGCCACCGAAACCGCTGCGCGAGTACTCCGAGACGTAGGTCTCCAACTCCCATTCCGACAGCCATGGCCACGGCAGGGCCGGCGGCTGCGGCAACGCCTGCCGATACGTGGTGCCCGCGGATGCTGCCACCCTGCATGAAATCGCCGTCGCCGGAGAGGATGTGGAAGATCTTCGTGAGGATCCCGCGGGGGTTCCCGTCGAGTCGCGCGCGCCCCGTCCGGGTCGTCGAGGTAGTACGACATGTGGTTGAAGTGCTCACGACCGCGCTCGCGTTCGATCTCGCTGGGAAGCCGGTCGTAGGCGGCGTAGAACGGATTCTGCAGGCCGATCACGCCCCGCACCCGCTCGGGCGCTCGATCGCGATGTCGTACGCGATGAACTGGCCGTAGTCCAGCCCGGAGAACACTGCGCTGTCGTGACCGAGGTGG
The nucleotide sequence above comes from Prescottella sp. R16. Encoded proteins:
- a CDS encoding alpha/beta fold hydrolase, whose translation is MPFYFLCSASDVDLLNWHGDDPIDKLKEHHADVRTVRTVSGGGHLLAMENPAEVNKVLLEFLADLDGS